Proteins encoded together in one Pseudomonadota bacterium window:
- a CDS encoding methyl-accepting chemotaxis protein translates to MLKKRVFDLAERLAQSPIRTKVQFGLSVMIGLIGLLAFLAAMTVAISQYYNQILAAERLVLAHVMQDLVEDYREILTVESKVESNVMPPSSGVSALNMLQRRADNHWALLEQIEVPYSAGRHYNELQTARIKADALRNKLRATLQQNDVESIEFLKTSGLHQDFEPLWSAVNRFNAAMRQATAADMRILSFAYIFIYSLTGIVIVAAIAFAWWCIWVSKHHLTLPLQQMAKFALSEEAGVDGVSMLGLRRKDEIGTISRSILKSHRQARKALQAEKERNRLDRKLVEEQQERQVERAQRAERMHAIMAAYEVELVEMTEKMAATANTMRAVVTDMTGSAETVRDECAFVASHAVQTSESIQRIDQRGMTLQSGMSVVRSNAENSYRTIETVRKESRECMIFSQELSEAAKEISQILALIGDIAKKTNLLALNATIEAARAGEAGRGFAVVAQEVKSLATQTQQSAASVEGQLSDIDQLAARLSAMVSGVDAQIETVQSNAKNIEYSVAEQAEASNDIFHAVNDVLVSSRQVVTNMEALKSGSDQSFANAELLARTSDALAVQSAGLREQMAALTQQLQAL, encoded by the coding sequence GTGCTCAAGAAACGCGTTTTCGATCTGGCGGAACGGCTTGCCCAGTCGCCAATCAGAACCAAGGTGCAATTTGGCCTGTCGGTGATGATCGGCTTGATTGGGCTGTTGGCATTCTTGGCCGCGATGACGGTCGCGATATCGCAATATTATAACCAGATACTGGCTGCTGAACGACTGGTTCTTGCCCATGTGATGCAGGATCTTGTCGAGGACTATCGTGAAATCCTGACGGTAGAAAGCAAGGTGGAGAGCAATGTGATGCCACCATCCAGCGGTGTCAGCGCACTGAACATGTTGCAGCGGCGCGCCGATAATCACTGGGCTCTGCTGGAACAGATAGAGGTGCCATACTCGGCCGGGCGCCATTACAACGAGTTGCAGACTGCGCGCATCAAGGCAGATGCGCTGCGCAACAAGCTGCGCGCCACGCTGCAGCAAAACGATGTCGAAAGCATAGAGTTTCTCAAGACCAGTGGATTGCACCAGGATTTTGAACCTCTCTGGTCTGCGGTGAACCGGTTCAATGCTGCGATGCGGCAGGCGACTGCTGCTGACATGCGGATTTTGTCATTTGCCTATATCTTCATTTACAGCCTGACCGGTATCGTCATCGTCGCTGCCATCGCATTTGCCTGGTGGTGCATCTGGGTCAGCAAACATCATCTGACCCTGCCATTGCAGCAAATGGCCAAATTTGCGCTTTCCGAAGAAGCCGGGGTGGATGGTGTTTCCATGCTGGGGCTGCGCAGAAAGGACGAGATCGGCACCATCTCGCGTTCCATCCTGAAGTCACACCGGCAGGCTCGCAAGGCCTTGCAGGCGGAAAAGGAACGCAACCGCCTGGACCGCAAGCTGGTCGAGGAGCAGCAGGAACGTCAGGTCGAGCGCGCGCAAAGGGCGGAGAGAATGCACGCCATCATGGCCGCCTATGAGGTTGAGCTGGTGGAGATGACCGAGAAAATGGCGGCAACTGCCAATACCATGCGCGCTGTTGTCACAGACATGACTGGCTCGGCTGAAACGGTGCGGGATGAATGCGCCTTTGTCGCCAGTCATGCGGTGCAGACCAGCGAATCTATCCAGCGCATCGACCAGCGCGGCATGACCTTGCAGTCTGGCATGTCAGTTGTCCGGTCCAATGCAGAAAACAGCTATCGCACTATTGAGACCGTGCGCAAAGAAAGCCGCGAGTGCATGATATTCTCGCAGGAGCTTTCCGAAGCGGCGAAGGAGATATCACAGATCCTGGCACTGATTGGCGATATTGCCAAAAAGACCAACTTGCTGGCGCTCAATGCCACCATAGAAGCGGCACGCGCCGGAGAAGCCGGGCGCGGCTTTGCGGTGGTGGCGCAGGAAGTGAAGTCGCTGGCGACACAGACTCAACAGTCTGCGGCTTCAGTCGAAGGCCAGCTATCCGATATCGATCAGCTTGCAGCCAGGCTGAGCGCCATGGTCTCCGGGGTTGATGCACAGATAGAAACAGTCCAGTCCAATGCGAAAAATATCGAGTATTCGGTGGCTGAACAGGCGGAGGCATCAAATGACATATTTCATGCCGTCAACGACGTGCTGGTCAGCTCACGCCAGGTTGTGACCAATATGGAGGCACTGAAATCGGGTTCGGACCAGAGCTTTGCAAATGCAGAATTGCTGGCCAGGACCTCCGACGCGCTGGCGGTCCAATCGGCTGGTCTGCGCGAGCAGATGGCGGCGCTTACCCAACAGCTGCAAGCGCTGTAG
- a CDS encoding F0F1 ATP synthase subunit delta codes for MEHSSGIQASLSGRYASALFALAHEEKKIPVVEKDLSALASLVSENSDNYSETLDSLLTSQVIGRSAAKAAMAGLAESMKLNALTANFLGVLAENGRLAELSAMIRAFHGLAADHRGEVTAEVTSAYPLTQTQRDAIAKNLKSRAGREVIISEHVDPDILGGLIVRMGSQMIDGSIKTRLNTLSQAMKG; via the coding sequence GTGGAGCATTCCAGCGGCATTCAGGCCAGTCTTTCAGGACGCTATGCAAGCGCGCTGTTCGCGCTGGCACACGAGGAAAAAAAGATTCCGGTGGTCGAGAAAGACCTCTCAGCACTTGCCAGTCTCGTCTCAGAAAATTCTGATAATTATAGTGAAACGCTGGACAGTCTGCTGACCTCACAGGTGATTGGCCGCAGCGCCGCCAAGGCGGCGATGGCCGGACTTGCCGAATCGATGAAACTCAATGCCCTGACCGCCAATTTCCTCGGCGTTCTTGCTGAAAATGGCAGGTTGGCCGAACTGTCAGCAATGATTCGCGCTTTTCACGGCCTCGCCGCAGATCATCGCGGTGAAGTCACGGCCGAAGTTACCAGCGCCTATCCGCTGACCCAGACGCAGCGCGATGCGATTGCCAAAAATCTCAAAAGCCGCGCTGGCCGAGAAGTCATTATTTCCGAACATGTCGATCCCGATATCCTCGGCGGACTGATTGTCCGTATGGGAAGCCAGATGATCGACGGTAGCATCAAAACGCGTCTCAATACGCTGTCCCAGGCGATGAAAGGCTAA
- the atpA gene encoding F0F1 ATP synthase subunit alpha, with protein MDIRAAEISKVIKDQIANFGTEATVSEVGTVLSVGDGIARAHGLANVQAGEMVEFENGVKGMALNLEADNVGIVIFGSDADIAEGDTVKRTGTIVDVPVGKGLLGRVVDGLGNPIDGKGPIEATERKRVEVKAPGIIPRKSVHEPVQTGLKAIDALVPVGRGQRELIIGDRQTGKTAVAIDTFINQKNVNSSDDESKKLYCIYVAVGQKRSTVAQIVKQLEENGAMEYSIVIAATASEPAPLQFLAPYTGCTMGEYFRDNGMHSLIVYDDLSKQAVSYRQMSLLLRRPPGREAYPGDVFFLHSRLLERAAKMNEDNGAGSMTALPIIETQAGDVSAYIPTNVISITDGQIFLETDLFYQGIRPAINVGLSVSRVGSAAQTKAMKKVSGSIKLELAQYREMAAFAQFGSDLDASTQKLLNRGARLTELLKQPQFSPLPFEEQTVSIFAGTNGYLDDVETDRVTEYETEMLHFIRSEHEDILDAIRSTQKFEDDVKEKLVAALDKFGKQFA; from the coding sequence ATGGACATTCGTGCCGCAGAAATCTCAAAAGTCATCAAGGACCAGATCGCCAATTTCGGCACCGAAGCAACGGTCTCCGAGGTCGGTACCGTGCTCTCGGTGGGTGACGGTATTGCCCGTGCCCATGGCCTCGCCAATGTCCAGGCCGGTGAAATGGTCGAGTTCGAAAATGGCGTGAAGGGCATGGCGCTGAACCTCGAAGCCGATAATGTCGGCATCGTGATCTTCGGTTCCGACGCCGACATCGCCGAGGGCGACACGGTGAAACGGACCGGCACCATTGTGGACGTTCCGGTCGGCAAAGGTCTGTTGGGCCGCGTTGTCGATGGTCTGGGTAACCCGATCGATGGCAAGGGCCCGATTGAAGCCACCGAGCGCAAGCGCGTTGAGGTAAAAGCGCCGGGCATTATCCCGCGTAAATCGGTGCATGAACCGGTTCAGACCGGGCTTAAAGCGATTGATGCACTGGTTCCGGTTGGCCGTGGCCAGCGTGAGCTGATCATTGGTGACCGTCAAACTGGCAAGACCGCTGTCGCTATCGACACCTTCATCAACCAGAAGAATGTCAACAGCAGCGATGATGAGAGCAAGAAGCTCTACTGCATCTATGTCGCCGTCGGCCAGAAGCGCTCGACCGTAGCGCAGATCGTCAAACAGCTCGAAGAAAATGGCGCGATGGAATATTCCATCGTCATCGCCGCAACCGCTTCCGAGCCTGCTCCGCTGCAGTTCCTTGCGCCGTATACCGGCTGCACCATGGGCGAATATTTCCGCGACAACGGCATGCATTCGCTGATCGTGTATGACGATCTGTCGAAACAGGCGGTGTCCTATCGTCAGATGTCGCTGCTGCTGCGCCGTCCTCCGGGCCGCGAAGCCTATCCGGGTGATGTTTTCTTCCTGCACTCTCGCCTGCTCGAGCGTGCGGCGAAGATGAACGAAGATAATGGCGCCGGTTCGATGACCGCACTGCCGATCATCGAAACCCAAGCGGGTGACGTGTCGGCTTATATCCCGACCAATGTGATCTCGATCACCGACGGTCAGATCTTCCTCGAAACCGACCTGTTCTATCAGGGTATCCGCCCGGCGATTAACGTCGGCCTTTCGGTCAGCCGTGTGGGTTCTGCCGCACAGACCAAAGCGATGAAAAAGGTCTCCGGCTCAATCAAGCTCGAGCTGGCGCAATATCGCGAAATGGCGGCCTTTGCGCAATTCGGTTCTGATCTGGACGCGTCGACCCAGAAGCTACTCAACCGTGGTGCACGCCTCACCGAGCTGCTCAAACAGCCGCAATTCAGCCCGCTTCCATTTGAAGAGCAGACCGTGTCCATCTTCGCCGGCACCAATGGCTATCTCGATGATGTCGAGACCGATCGGGTTACCGAATATGAGACCGAGATGCTGCACTTCATCCGCTCCGAGCATGAGGATATTCTCGATGCCATCCGTTCGACTCAGAAGTTCGAGGATGACGTCAAGGAGAAGCTGGTGGCTGCACTCGACAAGTTCGGCAAACAGTTTGCATAG
- a CDS encoding F0F1 ATP synthase subunit gamma, which yields MASLKELKNRIGSVKSTQKITKAKQMVAAAKLRRAQAAAEAARPYSERLADVMASLAGKVSGDSAPKLLAGTGADQRHLLVVVNTDKGLCGGLNSNIVRAAIAKARELEQDGKDVSFYLVGKKGRAPIKRVYDSKISTHYDTSKVRNPGFDEATEIADELVTMFGEGKYDIAHLIYPVFKSALVQDPTAQQLIPVPAPDNDEQSGAVVEYEPGEEEILEELLPRYVKTQLFGALLEREASEQGASMTAMDNATRNAGDLINRLTIEYNRSRQAAITTELVEIISGAEAL from the coding sequence ATGGCCAGTCTTAAAGAACTGAAAAACCGGATCGGGTCAGTTAAATCGACCCAGAAGATCACCAAGGCCAAGCAGATGGTCGCCGCAGCCAAGCTGCGCCGTGCCCAGGCGGCAGCCGAGGCTGCACGCCCCTATTCCGAGCGTCTGGCTGACGTCATGGCGTCGCTCGCCGGCAAAGTTTCGGGCGACAGCGCACCGAAGCTGCTTGCCGGCACTGGCGCCGACCAGCGTCACCTGCTGGTGGTGGTCAACACCGATAAGGGTCTGTGCGGTGGCCTTAATTCCAATATTGTCCGCGCCGCCATCGCCAAGGCCCGCGAGCTTGAGCAAGACGGTAAAGACGTCAGCTTCTACCTCGTCGGCAAAAAGGGCCGCGCACCGATCAAGCGCGTCTATGACAGCAAGATCAGCACCCATTATGATACGTCCAAAGTCCGCAACCCGGGCTTTGACGAGGCGACCGAGATTGCCGACGAGCTGGTCACGATGTTTGGCGAAGGCAAATATGACATTGCCCATCTGATCTATCCGGTGTTCAAATCGGCGCTGGTGCAGGACCCGACGGCACAGCAGCTTATTCCCGTCCCTGCCCCCGATAACGACGAGCAGAGCGGCGCCGTGGTCGAATATGAGCCGGGTGAAGAGGAAATTCTCGAGGAATTGCTGCCGCGCTATGTCAAGACCCAGCTGTTCGGCGCGCTGCTCGAGCGCGAAGCCTCGGAACAGGGGGCGTCGATGACCGCGATGGACAATGCGACACGCAATGCCGGCGACCTGATCAACCGCCTCACCATCGAATATAACCGCAGCCGCCAGGCCGCGATTACCACTGAACTTGTCGAAATCATTTCGGGCGCGGAAGCGCTTTAA
- the atpD gene encoding F0F1 ATP synthase subunit beta translates to MANTNTVGRISQVIGAVVDVTFDGELPAILNALETDNNGKRLVLEVAQHLGENTVRTIAMDGTDGLVRGQEVKDTGSQIAMPVGPKTLGRIMNVVGEPIDERGDIGASETAPIHADAPEFVDQSTDAEILVTGIKVIDLLAPYAKGGKIGLFGGAGVGKTVLIQELINNIAKGHGGTSVFAGVGERTREGNDLYHEFLDAGVIAKDEDGNAISEGSKVALVYGQMNEPPGARARVALSGLTIAEYFRDQEGQDVLFFVDNIFRFTQAGSEVSALLGRIPSAVGYQPTLSTDMGALQERITSTNKGSITSVQAIYVPADDLTDPAPATSFAHLDATTVLNRAISELGIYPAVDPLDSTSRVLEPRVVGEEHYETARAVQSTLQKYKSLQDIIAILGMDELSEEDKLTVARARKIQRFLSQPFHVAEVFTGLPGKFVDLEDTIKSFKAVVEGEYDHLPEAAFYMVGGIDEAVEKGKQLAAEAA, encoded by the coding sequence ATGGCAAACACCAACACAGTAGGCCGCATCAGCCAGGTTATCGGCGCCGTTGTCGACGTGACCTTTGACGGCGAGCTGCCGGCAATTCTCAACGCGCTGGAAACCGACAATAACGGTAAGCGCCTGGTGCTCGAAGTGGCGCAGCATCTGGGCGAGAACACCGTGCGCACCATCGCCATGGACGGCACAGATGGTCTGGTTCGCGGCCAGGAAGTCAAGGACACCGGCAGCCAGATTGCTATGCCGGTCGGTCCCAAGACGCTGGGCCGCATCATGAATGTTGTCGGCGAACCGATCGACGAACGCGGCGATATCGGCGCCAGCGAAACCGCACCGATCCATGCCGATGCACCCGAATTTGTCGACCAGTCGACCGATGCCGAAATTCTTGTCACCGGCATCAAGGTCATCGACCTGCTGGCACCCTATGCCAAGGGCGGCAAGATCGGCCTGTTCGGCGGTGCCGGTGTGGGCAAGACCGTTCTGATTCAGGAACTGATCAACAACATCGCCAAGGGTCATGGCGGCACCTCGGTCTTCGCCGGTGTGGGTGAGCGTACCCGTGAGGGCAACGACCTCTATCACGAATTCCTCGATGCCGGCGTTATCGCCAAGGATGAGGATGGCAACGCCATCTCCGAAGGATCCAAGGTGGCGCTGGTTTACGGCCAGATGAACGAGCCTCCGGGCGCACGTGCGCGTGTGGCCCTGTCGGGTCTGACCATCGCCGAATATTTCCGCGACCAGGAAGGCCAGGACGTGCTGTTCTTCGTCGACAATATCTTCCGCTTCACCCAGGCGGGTTCGGAAGTGTCGGCGCTGCTCGGCCGTATTCCTTCGGCTGTGGGTTATCAGCCGACCCTGTCGACCGATATGGGCGCGCTGCAGGAGCGGATTACCTCGACCAACAAGGGCTCGATCACCTCGGTACAGGCGATTTACGTCCCTGCCGATGACTTGACCGACCCTGCACCCGCCACCTCCTTTGCTCACCTCGATGCGACCACCGTGCTTAACCGTGCGATCTCCGAGCTCGGTATCTACCCGGCGGTTGACCCGCTCGACTCGACCTCGCGAGTTCTCGAACCGCGTGTTGTCGGCGAAGAGCATTATGAAACCGCGCGCGCGGTGCAGTCGACGCTGCAAAAGTACAAGTCGCTGCAGGACATTATCGCCATTCTTGGCATGGATGAGCTTTCCGAAGAGGACAAGCTCACCGTCGCCCGCGCCCGCAAGATCCAGCGCTTCCTGTCACAGCCTTTCCATGTCGCCGAAGTCTTTACCGGCCTGCCGGGCAAGTTTGTCGATCTGGAAGACACGATCAAGTCGTTCAAAGCGGTGGTCGAAGGCGAATATGACCATCTGCCCGAAGCCGCTTTCTACATGGTCGGCGGCATTGACGAGGCGGTCGAGAAAGGCAAGCAGCTCGCTGCCGAAGCTGCCTGA
- a CDS encoding ATP synthase F1 subunit epsilon, which produces MALHFELVTPEKLIRSEDVHMVQVPGSEGDFGVLEGHAPFMSTIRNGEVAIFRSENGEPEMIAIEGGFAEVNDKGLTILAERVTA; this is translated from the coding sequence ATGGCACTGCATTTTGAACTCGTAACCCCGGAAAAGCTGATCCGCTCTGAAGATGTGCACATGGTGCAGGTGCCGGGCAGTGAAGGCGATTTCGGTGTCCTCGAAGGCCATGCCCCGTTCATGTCGACAATCCGCAATGGCGAAGTCGCCATCTTCCGCAGCGAGAATGGCGAGCCGGAAATGATTGCCATTGAAGGCGGCTTTGCCGAGGTCAATGACAAGGGCCTGACCATCTTGGCCGAGCGCGTTACTGCCTGA
- a CDS encoding DMT family transporter, whose translation MTVHNGLALSVFSVMGSDMNRPSSNLPPMTESRPGAAQAAHSGTSNAHGHDSVGAAMLLTLAGFASLSLGDAIIKSAAGMWPSTAVAALRFTLGALLLGGLLLARSGISGFAVPMAGYQLARGFMLSLATLAFFTSIFLMPLADATAILFINPALTALLSAWLLKERVAPYIWVASIIAFAGVIMILRPNVASLGWTAALPLVAALAMSGVMMLNRKVAGSGSVLLMQFLLAAFCAPFLILASLVAHYAELEGFTLSLPPTWVLIVCTVVACTASFSHMLIYLGTMRASAAVVAPMVYVQLLVALALGISVYGNYPDLQAMVGAALIIVSGLYLWWRSKN comes from the coding sequence ATGACCGTTCACAACGGGTTGGCGCTATCGGTTTTTTCTGTCATGGGCAGCGACATGAACCGGCCTTCTTCCAACTTGCCACCAATGACCGAGAGCCGTCCGGGTGCGGCCCAGGCGGCGCATTCTGGTACCAGCAATGCCCATGGCCATGACAGTGTCGGTGCGGCAATGCTGCTCACCCTGGCCGGCTTTGCCAGCCTTTCGCTCGGGGATGCGATCATCAAGTCTGCCGCCGGCATGTGGCCGAGCACGGCAGTGGCGGCGCTGCGTTTCACCCTGGGCGCGCTGTTGCTCGGTGGTCTGCTGCTTGCACGGTCGGGAATCTCCGGCTTTGCCGTGCCGATGGCCGGCTATCAGCTGGCGCGCGGCTTCATGCTGTCTCTGGCGACACTGGCTTTTTTCACCAGCATCTTCCTGATGCCGTTAGCCGATGCCACCGCCATATTATTCATTAACCCGGCGCTGACTGCACTGTTGTCGGCATGGCTGCTCAAGGAGCGGGTGGCACCCTATATCTGGGTGGCCAGCATCATCGCTTTTGCTGGCGTCATCATGATTTTGCGCCCCAATGTTGCCAGCCTTGGCTGGACTGCGGCTCTGCCTCTTGTGGCCGCGCTGGCCATGTCCGGCGTGATGATGCTCAACCGCAAGGTTGCGGGCAGCGGCAGTGTGCTGCTGATGCAATTCCTGCTGGCTGCCTTTTGTGCACCGTTTCTGATATTGGCATCGCTGGTTGCGCATTATGCCGAACTAGAAGGTTTTACCCTGTCATTACCGCCGACATGGGTGTTGATCGTCTGTACGGTTGTCGCCTGTACCGCTTCGTTCAGCCATATGCTGATCTATCTTGGTACCATGCGTGCCAGCGCCGCTGTCGTGGCGCCGATGGTCTATGTCCAGCTGCTGGTGGCGCTTGCCCTGGGCATCAGCGTTTATGGCAATTATCCCGATCTCCAGGCGATGGTCGGGGCAGCGCTGATCATTGTTAGCGGACTGTATCTGTGGTGGCGCAGCAAAAATTGA
- a CDS encoding CpaF family protein, with amino-acid sequence MSAFGRKNGMGNRPQFGVARPMKGGGPAEPAADDKSEQFPPIDEAKLPGASSAESPEENDAMSRLTDRANALAEEAPKPEGFEASVHKIKEQVLPRLLERVDPEAAATLTKEELSEEFRPIILEVLAELKLTLNRREQFALEKVLIDELLGFGPLEELLSDPDVSDIMVNGPEQTYIEKKGKLAIAPIQFRDEEHLLQIAQRIVNQVGRRVDQTTPLADARLKDGSRVNVIIPPLSLRGTAISIRKFSDKPITLDMMKEFGSMSDKMCTALKIAGACRMNVVISGGTGSGKTTMLNALSKMIDPGERVLTIEDAAELRLQQPHWLPLETRPPNLEGKGAITIGDLVKNALRMRPDRIILGEIRGAECFDLLAAMNTGHDGSMCTLHANNPRECLGRMENMIMMGDIKIPKEAISRQIAESVDLIVQVKRLRDGSRRTTNITEVIGMEGDVIVTQELFKFEYLDESADGKIMGEYRSTGLRPYTLEKARQFGFDQPFLEACL; translated from the coding sequence ATGAGTGCATTTGGACGGAAAAACGGCATGGGCAATCGCCCACAATTTGGCGTTGCCCGTCCGATGAAGGGTGGCGGACCTGCTGAACCGGCAGCGGATGACAAGTCTGAACAGTTCCCGCCTATTGATGAAGCCAAGCTTCCCGGAGCATCGTCAGCGGAATCTCCGGAAGAAAATGATGCCATGTCGCGGCTCACCGACCGCGCCAACGCGCTCGCCGAGGAAGCGCCGAAACCTGAAGGTTTCGAAGCCTCGGTACACAAGATCAAGGAACAGGTGCTGCCGCGTCTGCTTGAGCGCGTCGACCCCGAGGCGGCGGCGACGCTGACCAAGGAAGAGCTGTCCGAGGAATTCCGCCCGATCATTCTCGAAGTGCTGGCCGAACTCAAGCTGACGCTCAACCGGCGCGAACAGTTTGCGCTTGAGAAGGTGTTGATCGACGAGTTGCTCGGCTTCGGTCCGTTGGAAGAGCTGCTCTCTGACCCGGATGTATCAGACATCATGGTCAATGGTCCCGAACAGACCTATATCGAAAAAAAGGGCAAGCTGGCCATCGCGCCGATCCAGTTCCGCGATGAGGAGCATCTGCTGCAGATCGCCCAGCGTATCGTCAACCAGGTCGGCCGCCGTGTCGACCAGACCACACCGCTTGCCGATGCCCGTCTCAAGGATGGCAGCCGTGTCAACGTCATCATCCCGCCGCTCTCGCTGCGCGGTACCGCCATCTCGATTCGTAAATTCTCCGACAAGCCGATTACCCTCGACATGATGAAGGAATTCGGTTCGATGTCGGACAAGATGTGCACCGCGCTGAAGATTGCCGGGGCATGTCGGATGAATGTGGTAATCTCGGGCGGTACGGGTTCGGGTAAAACCACCATGCTCAACGCGCTGTCGAAAATGATCGATCCGGGTGAGCGTGTCCTGACCATCGAGGATGCTGCCGAGCTTCGTCTGCAGCAACCGCACTGGCTGCCTCTGGAAACGCGTCCGCCCAACCTTGAAGGCAAAGGCGCGATTACCATCGGAGACCTTGTGAAAAACGCCCTGCGTATGCGCCCCGACCGCATCATCCTGGGTGAGATTCGTGGTGCCGAGTGTTTCGACCTGCTGGCCGCGATGAACACCGGCCATGACGGCTCCATGTGTACACTCCACGCCAACAACCCGCGAGAGTGTCTGGGCCGTATGGAGAATATGATCATGATGGGCGACATCAAGATCCCGAAAGAGGCCATCAGCCGCCAGATTGCCGAATCGGTGGACCTGATTGTTCAGGTCAAGCGACTGCGCGACGGTTCGCGTCGCACCACCAACATTACCGAAGTGATCGGCATGGAAGGCGATGTCATCGTCACTCAGGAGTTGTTCAAATTCGAATATCTCGACGAAAGCGCCGACGGCAAGATCATGGGCGAATATCGCTCGACGGGCCTGCGCCCCTATACGCTGGAAAAAGCGCGCCAGTTCGGCTTCGATCAGCCGTTCCTCGAAGCCTGTCTCTGA
- a CDS encoding DUF1501 domain-containing protein yields MLHRRTILAAGIAFTALAGSRTIAPALAQQVRGRKLLFVIQRGAADGLAELAPVGDRHFADLRRAYVKEAESGHALDDLFRLHPSLPNMAKLYDGGQAAFVHATASVYRDRSHFDGQNVLESGGDAPYKVKTGWLNRLITLLETDSADKAPSAIALSSDIPLALRGPGRASSYTPSSLPSPDGDFLDRLNRLYGDSPDLAAALQSANETRDMAGNSGPVGRRDGRAAGALMARLMGGRSGASVAMVETEGWDLHANGQFRMRVNLKYLDDMLDGFRSGMAGEWDNTLVVIATEFGRSAAINGTNGTDHGTGGVMMLLGGTVNGGKVHADWPGLGKSQLLDGRDLRPTISQESAISGAVAAHFALDPARVQQMLFTHMRGQPVYPGLVRG; encoded by the coding sequence ATGTTGCACCGCCGGACAATATTGGCCGCAGGCATCGCCTTTACCGCGTTGGCCGGCAGCCGGACCATTGCTCCGGCGCTGGCGCAGCAGGTTAGGGGACGCAAATTGCTTTTCGTCATCCAGCGTGGTGCCGCGGATGGCCTTGCCGAACTGGCGCCGGTGGGCGACCGTCACTTTGCCGATTTGCGCCGTGCTTATGTAAAGGAAGCCGAAAGCGGCCACGCGCTCGATGACCTGTTCCGGTTGCACCCTTCGCTGCCAAATATGGCGAAACTCTATGATGGCGGACAGGCCGCATTCGTTCATGCCACCGCCTCGGTCTATCGTGATCGGTCGCATTTTGACGGGCAAAATGTTTTGGAATCGGGCGGCGATGCCCCTTACAAGGTCAAGACAGGCTGGCTCAACCGTTTGATAACATTGCTGGAAACCGACAGCGCTGACAAGGCGCCATCGGCAATTGCCCTTTCGAGCGACATTCCGCTGGCGCTGCGCGGCCCGGGCCGGGCGTCCAGCTATACGCCGAGTTCGCTGCCCAGCCCGGATGGCGATTTCCTCGATCGTCTCAATCGGCTTTATGGTGACAGCCCCGATCTTGCTGCCGCGCTGCAAAGCGCTAATGAGACGCGTGACATGGCAGGTAATTCAGGACCTGTGGGGCGACGTGATGGACGCGCTGCCGGGGCATTGATGGCACGGCTGATGGGTGGCAGGAGCGGTGCCAGTGTCGCGATGGTGGAAACCGAAGGCTGGGACCTGCACGCCAATGGCCAGTTCCGCATGCGCGTAAACCTGAAATATCTTGATGACATGCTCGACGGCTTTCGATCGGGCATGGCCGGCGAATGGGACAACACGCTGGTGGTCATTGCGACGGAGTTCGGTCGTTCTGCCGCTATCAACGGAACCAATGGCACCGATCACGGGACAGGCGGGGTAATGATGTTGCTCGGCGGCACGGTCAATGGTGGCAAAGTGCATGCCGACTGGCCGGGGCTCGGTAAATCGCAACTGCTTGATGGCCGTGACCTGCGCCCGACCATTTCACAGGAAAGCGCGATCAGCGGCGCGGTGGCAGCGCATTTTGCTCTTGATCCTGCAAGGGTACAGCAGATGCTCTTTACCCATATGCGTGGCCAGCCAGTCTATCCGGGGCTGGTCAGGGGCTGA